One genomic window of Clostridioides sp. ES-S-0054-01 includes the following:
- a CDS encoding DUF1232 domain-containing protein yields MDFLKRVINIILDVLKKILVRFKDAKFGLIFVFDLLKLPDFMTDKRINIVNKIKVVSVLIFTISYFVSGVDIIPEMIAGAFGFIDDAIVLIWSIGIVNEEINKYRVIAKQDKHSNIIENVDFSIKDEEE; encoded by the coding sequence ATGGATTTTCTAAAAAGAGTTATTAATATAATTTTAGATGTTCTTAAAAAAATTTTGGTGAGATTTAAAGATGCTAAATTTGGTTTGATTTTTGTATTTGATTTACTTAAACTACCGGATTTTATGACAGATAAAAGAATTAATATAGTTAATAAAATAAAAGTAGTTTCTGTATTAATTTTTACTATATCCTACTTTGTATCTGGAGTTGATATAATTCCTGAGATGATTGCAGGGGCATTTGGTTTTATAGATGATGCTATAGTATTAATTTGGAGTATAGGTATCGTGAATGAAGAAATTAATAAGTATAGAGTTATTGCAAAACAGGATAAACATTCAAATATAATTGAAAATGTCGACTTTTCTATAAAAGATGAAGAAGAATAA
- a CDS encoding aspartate--ammonia ligase has product MSTIIPKDYKSSLNVIDTQIAIKKLKDFFEMRLSNELNLIRVSSPLFVLPETGANDNLNGEKAVSFDIPFMNKNAEIVQSLAKWKRLALKKYGFEVGSGLYTDMNAIRKNEELDNIHSLYVDQWDWELVIDKSSRNEKTLKDVVKRLYGVFKDTEIFVCSMYEGIKEILPEEITFITSQELEDMYPELSPKEREDKIVKDKKAVFITQIGKTLISGEKHDGRSPDYDDWELNGDILFYNPILDSALELSSMGIRVDEESLDRQLKLAGCEDRKEFDYHKMLLNGELPYTIGGGIGQSRICMYFLQKAHIGEVQVGVWPQDMIKNCSSAGIELL; this is encoded by the coding sequence ATGAGCACAATAATACCAAAGGATTATAAAAGTAGTTTGAATGTAATTGATACACAAATAGCTATAAAAAAATTAAAAGATTTTTTTGAAATGAGACTAAGCAATGAATTAAATCTTATAAGAGTTTCTTCTCCATTATTTGTATTGCCAGAAACAGGTGCAAATGATAATTTAAATGGAGAAAAGGCTGTAAGTTTTGATATACCATTTATGAATAAAAATGCAGAAATTGTTCAATCACTTGCAAAATGGAAACGATTAGCTCTTAAAAAATACGGTTTTGAAGTTGGTAGTGGTTTATATACAGATATGAACGCAATAAGAAAAAATGAAGAATTGGATAACATACATTCTCTTTATGTAGACCAGTGGGATTGGGAATTGGTTATAGATAAAAGTAGCAGAAATGAAAAGACTTTAAAAGATGTTGTAAAAAGATTGTATGGAGTGTTTAAAGATACTGAAATATTTGTATGTAGTATGTATGAAGGTATAAAAGAAATATTACCAGAAGAAATAACTTTTATAACATCACAAGAATTAGAAGATATGTATCCAGAATTATCTCCAAAGGAAAGAGAAGATAAAATTGTAAAAGACAAGAAGGCAGTATTTATAACTCAAATAGGAAAGACATTAATATCAGGAGAAAAACATGATGGAAGAAGCCCTGATTATGATGATTGGGAACTGAATGGAGATATATTATTTTATAACCCTATTTTAGATTCAGCATTAGAATTATCTTCAATGGGAATTAGAGTTGACGAAGAATCTCTTGATAGACAATTAAAACTTGCTGGATGTGAAGATAGAAAAGAGTTTGACTACCATAAGATGCTTTTAAATGGTGAGCTTCCATATACAATTGGTGGAGGAATTGGTCAGTCAAGAATATGTATGTATTTCTTACAAAAAGCTCATATAGGAGAAGTACAAGTTGGAGTATGGCCACAGGATATGATTAAAAATTGTAGTAGTGCAGGAATTGAGTTATTATAA
- a CDS encoding pyridoxal phosphate-dependent aminotransferase, with product MSKYNFDRVIDRVGTDCIKWDFRTNCSPKAQKDGLPFWIADMDFECAEPIIEALYKKVDHKIFGYSSNDSEEYFNAVCGWYKRRFNWEINRKDIIFSPGVVPAIAILVRILTDSNEGVIVQKPVYYPFEAKIKSNNREVINNPLVYENGTYRMDYDDLEEKAKCSKVLILCSPHNPVGRVWREDELKRVVEICKKYNLWIIADEIHSDLIRKGFKHTPLQSLCPEYKDKIVTCIAPSKTFNLAGMQLSNIIVNNDELKKKYQEEVTAVGVATSPNPFAIVATIAAYNESEDWLNELNEYLDSNIKFIDEYLKENLPKVKLIYPEGTYLAWLDFTAYGLNEVELEELMFKKANVLFDEGYIFGKEGIGFERINVACPQSLLKECMDRLKTTFENL from the coding sequence ATGAGTAAATATAATTTTGACAGAGTAATAGATAGAGTAGGAACAGATTGTATAAAATGGGATTTTAGAACTAATTGTTCACCAAAAGCGCAAAAAGATGGCTTACCTTTTTGGATTGCAGATATGGATTTTGAATGTGCAGAACCAATAATAGAAGCATTATATAAAAAAGTTGACCACAAAATATTTGGATATAGTTCTAATGATAGTGAGGAATACTTCAATGCAGTTTGTGGATGGTATAAAAGGAGATTTAACTGGGAAATAAATAGAAAAGATATTATTTTTAGTCCAGGTGTTGTACCAGCTATTGCTATTTTAGTAAGAATATTAACTGATTCTAATGAAGGTGTGATAGTTCAAAAGCCAGTGTATTACCCATTTGAAGCTAAGATAAAAAGCAATAATAGGGAAGTTATAAACAATCCTCTAGTATATGAGAATGGGACTTATAGAATGGATTATGATGATTTAGAAGAAAAAGCTAAGTGTAGTAAAGTACTTATACTTTGTAGCCCTCACAACCCTGTGGGAAGAGTTTGGAGAGAAGATGAATTAAAAAGGGTTGTCGAAATATGTAAAAAATACAATCTGTGGATAATAGCTGATGAGATACATTCTGATTTAATTAGAAAAGGATTTAAACATACTCCTTTACAATCATTATGTCCAGAGTACAAAGATAAAATAGTTACATGTATAGCTCCAAGTAAAACGTTTAATCTGGCTGGAATGCAATTGTCTAACATAATAGTAAATAATGATGAATTAAAAAAGAAATATCAAGAAGAGGTTACAGCTGTTGGAGTTGCAACTTCACCAAATCCTTTTGCTATTGTAGCCACAATAGCAGCATATAATGAAAGTGAAGATTGGCTTAATGAATTGAATGAATATTTAGATAGTAATATAAAATTTATTGATGAATACTTAAAAGAAAATTTACCAAAAGTAAAACTTATTTATCCAGAAGGAACGTATCTAGCATGGTTAGATTTTACTGCTTATGGATTAAATGAAGTAGAACTTGAAGAGTTAATGTTTAAAAAAGCTAATGTATTATTTGACGAAGGTTATATATTTGGAAAAGAAGGAATAGGATTTGAAAGAATAAATGTAGCATGTCCACAGTCTTTATTAAAAGAATGTATGGATAGATTAAAGACTACATTTGAAAATTTATAA
- a CDS encoding M20 peptidase aminoacylase family protein encodes METTKDYIEYVHKVYDYLHTIPEKGFEEYKTSEFILKELEKMGFENINKGIAGTGIIVTIDSKKEGPVFAIRADMDALEFIIDGEKKMIHACGHDGHTSMLLTAAKLIKERNLVKRGKLKILFQPGEEKLYGALRVIDSGLLDDVEEMVGMHLRPGQDCRLGKAIPAMYHCASCIMEFTIKGITCHGSKPHLGVNAVDAVCLAVNAINAIRVNPAVPNSIKVTNVSVKGETYNNIPDEAFMALDIRAESNDIIEELKEKAIHAVKTAASSINAEAVLLSKDGVPAAEFDEELVNLAEETIKDVLGTDASIGIFKNSGGEDFHYYTQKLKCKTTYIGLGADATPGFHNPNVTFDTKALEYGVDIWCRLVEKRLG; translated from the coding sequence ATGGAAACTACCAAAGATTATATTGAGTATGTACATAAAGTGTATGACTATCTACACACTATACCAGAAAAGGGATTTGAAGAATACAAGACATCAGAGTTTATTTTAAAAGAGCTTGAAAAAATGGGGTTTGAAAATATTAATAAAGGTATTGCAGGAACTGGTATTATTGTAACCATAGACTCTAAAAAAGAAGGGCCAGTATTTGCTATAAGAGCAGATATGGATGCGTTGGAATTTATAATAGATGGAGAAAAGAAAATGATACATGCTTGTGGTCATGATGGTCATACTTCTATGCTTTTAACAGCTGCAAAGTTAATAAAAGAAAGAAATCTGGTAAAGAGAGGAAAACTAAAAATACTTTTTCAACCAGGCGAAGAAAAATTATATGGAGCATTAAGAGTAATTGATTCTGGTTTGTTAGATGATGTAGAAGAAATGGTGGGCATGCATTTAAGACCTGGACAAGATTGTAGGTTGGGGAAGGCTATACCTGCAATGTATCATTGTGCTAGTTGTATAATGGAATTTACGATTAAAGGTATTACTTGTCATGGTTCTAAACCACATTTGGGAGTAAATGCAGTAGATGCTGTTTGCTTAGCTGTAAATGCAATAAATGCTATAAGAGTAAATCCAGCTGTACCAAACTCTATAAAAGTAACAAATGTATCGGTTAAAGGAGAAACTTATAATAATATACCAGATGAAGCATTTATGGCTTTAGATATAAGGGCAGAAAGTAATGATATAATAGAGGAATTAAAAGAAAAAGCTATACATGCTGTAAAAACTGCTGCAAGTTCTATAAATGCAGAGGCTGTATTACTTTCAAAGGATGGAGTACCGGCAGCCGAATTTGATGAAGAGCTTGTAAACTTAGCTGAAGAAACTATAAAAGATGTATTGGGAACTGATGCATCAATAGGTATATTTAAAAATTCTGGAGGAGAAGATTTCCACTATTATACACAAAAACTAAAGTGTAAAACTACATATATTGGATTGGGAGCTGATGCTACACCAGGATTCCATAATCCAAATGTAACATTTGATACAAAAGCTTTAGAATATGGTGTAGATATATGGTGTAGATTGGTTGAAAAGAGATTAGGATAA
- a CDS encoding YjiG family protein, with product MSEVAKKEVKVKKGNVIDAFIGGARNGFQISTNSMAPNVIFGFAIISVFNLTGLLDLIGTIFTPVMSIFGLPGVAATAIMTIFISMGGASGVIAGLFTAGQINQAHVAILLPMLLLSGAQIQFMGRLLGTAELKTKYYPHMFVIATLNGCIAMLIMNYFVV from the coding sequence ATGAGTGAGGTAGCAAAAAAAGAAGTAAAAGTTAAAAAAGGAAATGTGATAGACGCATTTATTGGAGGAGCTAGAAATGGATTTCAAATAAGTACAAATTCAATGGCTCCAAATGTTATCTTTGGTTTTGCTATAATTTCTGTATTCAATTTAACAGGTCTTTTAGATTTAATAGGTACAATATTTACACCTGTAATGAGCATATTTGGTCTTCCAGGTGTTGCAGCAACTGCTATAATGACAATATTTATATCAATGGGAGGAGCATCTGGAGTAATAGCAGGTTTGTTTACAGCAGGTCAGATAAACCAAGCACATGTTGCAATTCTCTTACCAATGTTATTGCTTTCAGGAGCTCAGATACAATTTATGGGTAGACTTTTAGGAACAGCTGAATTAAAGACAAAATACTATCCACACATGTTTGTAATAGCAACCTTAAACGGATGTATTGCAATGCTTATAATGAATTATTTCGTAGTATAG
- a CDS encoding sigma 54-interacting transcriptional regulator, giving the protein MDKKKLILITYDKLNSDHYKEELISFFGDEIIIETQNILDGIKENLEGDVVLSLSPLTSNFLIKHFKEDIEIIHGAKALSKLGYEKMMQLPPGTKSLLMTTNKTSAFEMATYLYKIGINHIDFVPTYPDCDEIYDLDTAITPGQIRFIPKYIKNIVDLGWRKISLDTYMSLLVVLKLKNEKFIEKLYKLSKETLSHDFLNTSLDNISKLKTILYMTIDEIGDGLIFFNTFNKVTFVNKSLLSMLELDKKLIKSPSLMEYLPKSFLDKITKNLNIDNMIIYIDEIDKKFILSKKPFYLYKNIEGCLITLKDVNNIEILEQKIRSDSVKRGYVAKYKFNNIIGNSAIIKDCIKKAKKMALTDNPVLITGETGTGKEAFTQSIHNHSNRKNKPFVAINCASLPSELLESELFGYEDGSFTGAKKGGKKGLFELAHTGTIFLDEIGDMPHNLQVKLLRVLQEKEIRKIGGTSIIPIDVRILAATNKDLEKLIIENKFRMDLFYRISMFTLDLPPLRNRLEDIPLLLESFLKELPYKNIKLDKSLLEALNSYTWMGNTRELRNCIEYMAYMGSNYLTINDLPQNIASKLNNHHLSNDVSIFNDLSQYDKNICISILKSLYMKPMGRTKLMKFMEYNVTEYEVRNMLEYLTLNGYLISGKGRKGSSITEKSIKIIENNII; this is encoded by the coding sequence ATGGACAAAAAAAAATTAATTCTTATAACATATGATAAATTAAACAGTGACCACTACAAAGAAGAGTTGATAAGCTTTTTTGGAGATGAAATAATCATAGAAACACAAAATATACTTGATGGTATAAAAGAAAATTTAGAGGGAGATGTAGTTCTTTCTCTATCACCTTTAACTAGTAATTTTTTAATAAAGCATTTTAAAGAAGACATTGAAATTATTCATGGAGCTAAAGCACTTTCAAAACTTGGCTATGAAAAAATGATGCAATTACCTCCAGGTACAAAATCATTGCTTATGACCACCAATAAAACTTCAGCATTTGAGATGGCTACTTATCTATATAAAATTGGAATAAATCATATAGATTTTGTACCAACATATCCAGATTGTGACGAAATATATGATTTAGATACAGCCATAACACCAGGTCAGATTAGATTTATACCAAAATACATAAAAAATATTGTTGATTTAGGATGGAGAAAAATTTCATTGGATACATATATGTCACTATTAGTGGTACTAAAGCTAAAAAACGAGAAATTCATAGAAAAATTATACAAATTATCTAAAGAGACACTAAGTCATGACTTCTTGAATACGTCATTAGATAATATATCTAAATTAAAAACTATACTTTACATGACTATTGATGAAATAGGTGACGGTCTAATATTTTTTAATACCTTTAACAAAGTTACTTTTGTAAATAAATCTTTGCTTAGTATGTTGGAACTAGATAAAAAACTTATAAAATCTCCCTCCTTAATGGAATATCTGCCAAAGAGTTTCTTAGATAAAATTACAAAGAATTTAAATATAGATAATATGATTATATACATAGATGAAATAGATAAAAAATTCATACTTTCTAAAAAACCATTTTATCTTTATAAAAATATAGAGGGTTGCTTAATTACATTAAAGGATGTGAACAATATAGAAATATTGGAACAGAAAATAAGAAGTGATTCTGTTAAAAGAGGTTATGTAGCTAAATATAAATTTAATAATATCATTGGAAACAGTGCTATTATAAAAGATTGTATTAAAAAAGCAAAAAAAATGGCTCTCACAGATAATCCTGTATTAATAACAGGTGAAACAGGGACGGGCAAAGAAGCTTTTACTCAATCAATACACAATCATTCAAATAGAAAAAATAAACCTTTTGTAGCAATAAATTGTGCTTCATTACCAAGTGAATTACTTGAAAGTGAACTATTTGGATATGAAGATGGTTCTTTTACTGGGGCAAAAAAAGGAGGAAAAAAAGGATTATTTGAATTAGCCCATACTGGCACTATATTTTTAGATGAGATAGGAGACATGCCACATAATTTGCAGGTTAAACTTTTAAGAGTCTTACAAGAAAAAGAAATCAGAAAGATTGGTGGTACAAGTATCATTCCAATTGATGTGAGAATATTAGCTGCCACAAATAAAGATTTAGAAAAATTAATTATAGAAAATAAATTTAGGATGGATTTATTTTATAGAATAAGTATGTTCACTTTAGATTTACCTCCTCTTAGAAACAGATTAGAAGATATACCTCTTCTTTTAGAATCATTTTTAAAAGAACTTCCCTATAAAAACATCAAGCTCGATAAAAGTCTTTTAGAAGCTCTAAATTCATACACTTGGATGGGTAATACTAGAGAACTAAGAAATTGTATTGAATATATGGCTTACATGGGCTCTAATTATCTTACAATAAATGATTTGCCACAAAATATAGCTTCAAAATTAAATAATCATCATCTGTCAAATGATGTATCTATATTCAATGATTTAAGTCAATATGACAAAAACATATGTATTTCTATCCTAAAATCATTGTACATGAAACCAATGGGAAGAACAAAGCTAATGAAATTTATGGAATATAATGTTACAGAATATGAAGTAAGAAATATGCTAGAATATTTAACACTCAATGGATACTTAATTTCTGGTAAAGGAAGAAAGGGTTCATCTATAACTGAAAAAAGCATAAAAATAATAGAAAATAATATAATTTAA
- a CDS encoding DUF3798 domain-containing protein, with protein MLRKITAFMLSICLIIGLTGCSLLAGKKDKKKIIDDFKVAVVTQPLSENKVQYNMVEDMVKEYEEANEIDKEKDGESKVKQTIKHVVLPSNFTSNIDSSINKIVKLADDEEIQAIVVSTDQAGLLPALQKVKEKRPEIITISAPMGDDKNQLSQYVDVNLGIDTEERGKVLAERSKEMGAKAFIHYVSTDDLKDANIAKRLEKIKDTCKNIGLQFVQVNTPNINTEEDINKVKQFLNEDIEKQVKKYGKDINVFGVNEYMDEVILTKALELKYIVAEQSNPSPIQTYPSVMGLKISKKDAQNYDKINDMISEKAKAFGMSNRLGGYPMPTDAFIQSLAIYLATEMVKQDLTQEDVCDPDYLEAFAELKFGIGSEFTPLTDVLYNYQSIILNQLIY; from the coding sequence ATGCTTAGAAAAATAACAGCATTTATGCTATCCATATGTTTAATCATTGGACTTACAGGCTGTAGTTTGCTTGCAGGTAAGAAAGATAAAAAGAAAATTATAGATGACTTTAAAGTTGCGGTAGTAACTCAACCATTATCTGAAAATAAAGTACAATACAATATGGTAGAAGATATGGTAAAAGAATATGAGGAAGCTAATGAAATTGATAAAGAAAAAGATGGTGAATCTAAAGTTAAACAAACTATAAAACATGTTGTATTACCATCAAATTTTACTTCTAATATAGATAGTTCTATAAATAAGATAGTAAAGTTGGCTGATGATGAAGAAATTCAGGCGATTGTAGTATCAACTGACCAAGCAGGGCTTTTGCCTGCTTTACAAAAGGTAAAGGAAAAGCGCCCAGAAATAATAACTATTTCTGCACCTATGGGAGATGACAAAAACCAATTAAGCCAATATGTTGATGTAAACTTAGGAATTGATACAGAAGAAAGAGGAAAGGTATTAGCTGAACGTTCAAAAGAAATGGGAGCAAAAGCTTTTATTCATTATGTTTCTACGGATGACTTGAAAGATGCTAATATAGCTAAAAGACTAGAAAAGATTAAGGATACTTGTAAAAATATAGGGTTGCAATTTGTACAAGTTAATACACCAAATATAAACACTGAAGAAGATATAAACAAAGTCAAGCAGTTTTTAAATGAAGATATTGAAAAACAAGTTAAAAAATATGGAAAAGATATAAATGTATTTGGTGTAAATGAGTATATGGATGAAGTTATATTGACTAAGGCTTTAGAATTAAAGTATATAGTTGCAGAGCAAAGTAATCCATCACCAATACAAACGTATCCTAGTGTTATGGGCTTAAAAATATCTAAAAAAGATGCTCAAAATTATGATAAAATAAACGATATGATAAGTGAAAAGGCTAAGGCTTTTGGTATGTCAAATAGACTTGGCGGATATCCTATGCCAACGGATGCTTTTATACAATCACTAGCAATTTATCTTGCTACTGAAATGGTAAAGCAAGACTTAACGCAAGAAGATGTATGTGACCCAGACTATTTAGAGGCATTTGCAGAATTAAAATTTGGAATTGGTTCAGAATTTACACCTTTAACAGACGTACTTTATAATTATCAGTCAATAATCTTAAATCAATTAATTTATTAA
- the brnQ gene encoding branched-chain amino acid transport system II carrier protein, whose protein sequence is MRDIFIVGFALFSMFFGAGNLMFPPFLGMESGKDWLIPLVGFVVADAGITMLVIIATARCKGSMDDVLRRAGKGLARVMSVAALACLALLVIPRTCATTYEMGIIPIFGDHGTVAKAVFSVIFFGLTLAFTIRSSKVIDIIGKYLTPALLLVLFVLIVKGIISPAGPMSPEHMIDKNLFGEGIAQGYQTMDALGAASMATIMLMSIIGKGYTSDKDQIGMTIKAGFIACIFLAIVYGGLAYLGATVSTIYDTSIPQASLLVEITSILLYGQTGKIILGIIVALACLTTSTGLTASISNYFEGISKATYKQLVIGICVASMVISNLGVDSIIAISVPILQTIYPVLLAIVIMELAGKSIKNDNAFKGAAYVTLVVSVLSAVNGMTGNIPFMQILPFAGLGFNWVVPAILGGIVGNFIKSNKQIA, encoded by the coding sequence ATGAGAGATATTTTTATAGTTGGTTTTGCTTTATTTTCTATGTTCTTTGGTGCAGGAAATCTTATGTTCCCTCCATTTCTAGGAATGGAATCCGGTAAAGACTGGTTAATTCCTCTTGTTGGCTTTGTTGTTGCGGATGCTGGTATAACAATGCTTGTTATTATAGCAACTGCACGATGTAAGGGAAGCATGGATGATGTACTTAGGAGAGCTGGTAAAGGCTTAGCGAGAGTAATGAGTGTAGCTGCTCTAGCATGTTTAGCACTTCTTGTTATACCAAGAACTTGTGCAACAACATATGAAATGGGTATTATACCTATATTTGGAGACCATGGTACAGTAGCTAAAGCAGTATTTTCAGTAATATTTTTTGGATTAACTTTAGCATTTACTATTAGGTCTTCTAAGGTTATAGACATAATAGGTAAATATTTGACTCCAGCGTTATTATTAGTATTATTTGTTTTAATAGTAAAAGGTATAATTTCTCCAGCAGGACCTATGAGTCCAGAGCATATGATAGATAAAAATCTATTTGGTGAAGGTATAGCACAAGGTTATCAGACAATGGATGCCCTAGGTGCAGCATCTATGGCTACAATAATGCTAATGTCTATAATAGGTAAAGGATATACATCAGATAAAGACCAAATAGGTATGACTATTAAAGCTGGTTTTATAGCTTGCATATTTTTAGCAATAGTATATGGTGGTCTTGCTTATCTAGGAGCAACAGTTTCAACTATATATGATACTAGCATACCTCAAGCATCTTTATTAGTTGAGATAACCAGTATACTATTGTATGGTCAGACTGGAAAGATAATTTTAGGTATAATTGTAGCACTTGCTTGTTTGACTACTTCTACAGGTCTAACAGCATCGATTTCAAATTATTTTGAAGGAATAAGTAAAGCAACTTATAAACAACTAGTTATAGGTATATGTGTGGCTAGTATGGTTATATCAAATTTAGGTGTTGACTCTATAATTGCGATATCAGTTCCAATCTTACAAACTATATATCCTGTTTTATTAGCAATAGTTATCATGGAGTTGGCTGGCAAGAGTATAAAAAATGACAATGCATTTAAAGGTGCAGCATATGTTACGTTAGTGGTTAGCGTATTATCAGCTGTAAATGGAATGACAGGAAATATTCCATTTATGCAAATCTTACCATTTGCGGGTTTGGGCTTTAACTGGGTAGTACCAGCTATATTGGGTGGAATAGTTGGTAACTTTATAAAAAGCAATAAACAAATAGCATAA
- a CDS encoding pentapeptide repeat-containing protein, with protein sequence MTKIIKVQKPKFTGELETIENIEDMIEDIFNDEKIFNKIIENKVISDLDSVRVSFESCIFRNVSFENCNLKKIDLLDVVFENCNLSNTFFDGGSVYRVEFKNSKLIGVRFDDCILKNVLFKDVLGKYSNFSFSKFKIVSILDSNFESSVFQEVKSDNLVLEYTNLKKSNFNGTKLSGVDFATNNIEGFEVGINDIRGAIFDVSQAIDLTKLMGIIIK encoded by the coding sequence ATGACTAAAATTATTAAAGTACAAAAACCTAAATTTACAGGAGAATTAGAAACTATTGAAAATATTGAGGATATGATTGAAGATATATTTAATGATGAAAAAATATTTAATAAAATTATAGAAAATAAAGTTATAAGTGATTTAGATTCTGTAAGAGTTAGCTTTGAATCTTGTATATTTAGAAATGTATCTTTTGAGAATTGCAACTTAAAAAAGATTGATTTACTGGATGTGGTATTTGAAAACTGTAATTTATCAAATACATTTTTTGATGGAGGAAGTGTATATAGAGTTGAATTTAAAAATAGTAAATTGATAGGAGTTAGATTCGATGATTGTATACTTAAAAACGTTTTGTTCAAGGATGTTTTAGGCAAGTATTCTAACTTTTCGTTCTCTAAATTTAAGATAGTTTCTATTTTAGATTCAAATTTTGAAAGTTCTGTATTCCAAGAAGTAAAAAGCGACAATTTAGTATTAGAATATACAAACTTAAAAAAATCAAACTTTAATGGAACTAAACTTTCTGGTGTAGATTTTGCTACTAATAATATTGAAGGATTTGAGGTTGGGATAAATGATATTAGAGGAGCAATTTTTGATGTGTCACAAGCAATTGATTTAACGAAATTGATGGGAATTATTATAAAATGA
- a CDS encoding NCS2 family permease: MVPNTKNVQPDGNNSSLSFLDKMFKFSERGSNLKTEVIGGVTTFLTMAYIVFVNPAILSETGMDKAALITVTILATAIGTLIFALLGNAPFALAPGMGLNAFFTYSLVIGAGISWQTGLGVVFLSGCVFFTLAVTGLRKTIADAIPRELAVASSAGIGLFLAFVGLKNMGVIIANPDTIVSLADFTPTVLIALFALILMAILEYKKVKGGILISIVVATILSIIFGFVDLPTAIISAPPSIAPIAFKLDIVGALKFSLIGPIFSFMFIDMFDSLAFLITCCKQMGLEDENGEIKDLGKMLYADVSSTLIGSFLGTSTVTTFGESASGIAAGARTGLASIVTAALFLATLIFTPLLGIVPTYAASPALVMVGVFMFESIKQIDFADSKIAVPAFVTVLLMPLTYSISIGLCFGFISYIIMHVVAKETDKISITLWVIGLLAVINLVLS, from the coding sequence ATGGTACCAAATACTAAAAACGTACAACCAGATGGAAATAATTCATCATTAAGCTTTTTAGACAAAATGTTTAAATTTAGCGAACGTGGCTCTAACCTTAAAACAGAGGTGATAGGTGGAGTTACTACATTCTTAACAATGGCATACATAGTTTTTGTAAATCCAGCAATATTATCTGAGACTGGAATGGATAAAGCCGCACTTATAACAGTTACTATACTAGCTACAGCTATTGGTACACTTATATTTGCACTTTTAGGAAATGCACCATTTGCTCTAGCACCTGGTATGGGATTAAATGCATTTTTCACATACTCTTTGGTTATAGGGGCGGGAATCTCATGGCAAACAGGTCTTGGGGTAGTGTTTTTATCTGGATGTGTATTCTTTACACTCGCAGTAACAGGTCTTCGAAAGACAATTGCAGACGCAATTCCTAGAGAACTAGCAGTAGCATCTTCGGCAGGTATAGGACTTTTCCTTGCTTTTGTTGGTTTAAAAAATATGGGTGTTATAATAGCAAATCCAGATACTATAGTTTCACTTGCAGATTTTACACCGACAGTTTTAATAGCTCTTTTTGCTCTTATCTTAATGGCAATACTAGAATATAAAAAAGTTAAAGGTGGAATATTGATAAGTATAGTAGTTGCAACAATACTATCTATTATATTTGGATTTGTAGATTTACCAACAGCTATAATTTCAGCACCACCTAGTATAGCACCAATTGCTTTTAAATTAGATATTGTAGGTGCATTGAAATTCTCATTAATTGGACCTATATTCTCTTTCATGTTTATAGACATGTTTGATTCATTAGCATTTCTTATTACTTGCTGTAAACAAATGGGTCTTGAGGATGAAAATGGCGAAATAAAAGATTTAGGAAAAATGTTATATGCAGACGTTTCTTCTACTTTAATAGGTTCATTCTTAGGAACTAGTACAGTTACAACATTTGGAGAATCTGCTTCTGGTATCGCAGCAGGTGCAAGAACTGGACTTGCTTCAATAGTAACAGCAGCATTATTCTTAGCTACACTTATATTTACACCATTACTTGGCATAGTTCCTACTTATGCTGCGTCACCTGCACTTGTTATGGTTGGTGTATTCATGTTTGAAAGCATAAAACAAATTGACTTTGCCGATAGCAAAATAGCAGTACCTGCTTTTGTTACAGTTTTGTTGATGCCTTTAACTTATAGTATAAGTATTGGTTTATGCTTTGGATTTATTTCATATATAATAATGCATGTTGTAGCTAAAGAAACTGATAAAATCAGTATTACACTTTGGGTTATAGGTTTACTTGCAGTTATAAACTTAGTTCTAAGTTAA